The following DNA comes from Diorhabda carinulata isolate Delta chromosome 3, icDioCari1.1, whole genome shotgun sequence.
GtttcttttgttgtttttgtgaataaataatagttttaagacccAGATGTGAGTagttattttttgaatagtttgGTTTATGTACCAATGCAGTGGATTTTCCAGAAagtgataaacaaaaataccTTTTTTAACCCATATTTAATAACAGTGCCCTATCTGGATTAACATAATCAGTTAATGCAGCAgggtttcatataaaaattcataatactaatacaaatatgaatattaattaaCATTTATGAAGACACCACCAAATATTTGGagcaaaaaatgcatattttattctgtttttttcttctttttttttaggaAACGAGACGCTCAGTTTTCAAGTAAACTATGCTCCAAAGGCAAAAGGGACTACGCAGATATTGCAAATAGAGGCAAGGGTATTTTTGTTGATTCATGTTCAGcagataaattttcaaaaagctagcaaaaactttttattttatgggAACTTAAATGGTTTTAATAAGCTAATTTAGCATAAAATCCTTAAAGACTACTACTTCCTAGTGATTGTTgtagattatattattatctcatttatttatattgaaactaGATTTCACTGTactaatgtttattttcatgcTCAATTAGTTCAAATGAGTTAGAGTTCATATCAGAAACCCACATACTTATACACATAACACATTGAATtactgttgaaaaaaataattttttgtaatagaCTTGGAAAAAGAATATTGGACAGGAGATGTAACTATTTTCCTTCATTAATATCATGGACAATATAAATCATTATGTCCCTGCTACAAAAGGTTTCtgtttttgattatataaaaaaacaaaatttaaaaaaacgatCGAAATCAGAACTGTTTCTTAGAATTTCTAAAGATTTcctgttttatatattcatttactATAAAGTAGATCATAAGGGTGCAGTGTAAAGTGTACAAATGTCGAGAAGTTTTTACCAACTGCTCGTTTTTTTGAGCTAATTTAGTGACTCCCTTTTAAACTTAATATAACTtgctgtatattttatttattttatcaacaatgtATCCttttaattgaacattttcagcTTACAAATAAACCTTTTTTGAGCAAATGTATGTTCTAGAAActatattggaaatatttgatctcttattttatgaattattcgctaaatgtgtaattttatttaataattataagttAGTAAAAATGATTCTGATTTTAATTGAACCAGaggttgataaaaaaaatgttatgaagtACAGAACATACATAATTATAttgtgatatttgtttttattatgaaataaagaCATGAGTTAAAATTTgcttttctttcaaatataccaaataaaattaagagaGGAATAACTTATTACCCCTTATTATCTGTCGAATTGAACAATAATCGAATATTAAGCACCTCATTAACACTTGACACAGGTTCTACTAACAGCGACCTAGtttatattaccaaatataataatagatattaattaataaataaaataaaaacaattttataaagtGATACATTCTATCGTCTAAACATGTAGACATAGTTAACTTGAAAACAAGGGACAATAATACTCCAAACTGTGAGTTTAGCACTCCATAcaatgacaaaaattattaaggTTGAGATCAGAagtacattaaaataattagaaaactgaaattaaagaGTCGAGGGATTATTCTATTTACAATTTaagtgagaaaaataatttctttggaGTCTATCGACATTGTTGAGAGCCTTTCTTCCTGGACTTTTGACTGAAATGACGTAGACATTTTGATTTAGATATATTGAAAGTTCCATTCAGTATCTCCCTAATGATGATAAGACTTTCATCCGGAAGACGTGCAGGAGATCTCGAAAATCATGtctattaagaataaaaatatattaattagcaaagaatatttgaataatgtcaaaattttatcCGTTCctttatctgtttttatttaaagatagataaaggaaacaaaattgttattatggaCAAAAAAGACTATTTCAAGAAAGTTAGTAGCTTAATCAAGACAGGACTATACAACAAGATCCGAAATAAACACTTAATAATTATAACTGGTTCACTTAGGTAAAAGTTATCTGTTAATAACCCGAAATTGTCAAAGCTCTATTGAGATGAGGCCTATTTTTGTAGATACACCTAGTTATATTCACAGATGGTTGTCAAAGGACTTTGAAAATCTACCCTTCACACCAGAGAGTATTTCAGTAAAGAATTCGttcaaatatattgataaagtgTTATTAGAATGTTCAATCTTTTTTATATCCTcaaatttctttggaaacttACTATAACAaccatttttacaaaaattatacaaaaaggtAATAGAATAAAGTATTCTATaactaaaaagttttaaaataaaataacagaacCGATTTATGTTATTACCTAATAAATAATACTTGTTTAATAATCGAAACTTAGTTATCAATGTATATAAGTACTTTACCAGtacattttttatcatcaataaattttattgcttCATTCACTTGTGTCAAATTAAATTTAGCACTTATATGAGCACTTATTAGCCCATCGTTTGCCATTTCAAGAGTATCATTGACTATGGATCTATACAGGTTGTTATTTTGCTTTTTCAGTTCTTTGAGACTAACAATTGAAGCGAATGTGTGAGGCTTTGGAGCTGGGATTGTCTTGTAAAAGAATGGAGCTGCATGAAATAGTTTTCCTCCAACAGCAACGctgcaaaaaaatgaaaaattagtaatggaaacagaaaaaatatttataattaaataaaaatttacaggTGTGGAAAATATGTGTactatattgagaaaaaatatttaattaataacttcattttaattaaaaagtaagAAATGGTTGGAAAAAAGGAAATAGTTTATGAGAGAATCTGAGTTCATTTCATATTCTAATCAATAAAACTaatctccattttttttaaatctttacaATCCAGAAAAATGAACATTCTCAAAGTATTAGGATGAAAGAAGAAATGAGAGATAGTGATTCATTCTATAGTCAAACAGCTTAAAAGCACTTAGCTCTCATATCATCAACTCAGAGCTAACATAAGAGTACTAAAGACAACTTAATGAAATAGGATGGAATAACAGAACCTGATCAGTTAAAAAAATCACCTTCCATTAGTGTGGGGtataaaaaaaagagttttgaAAGGAAGAGGAAACTAAGAAAGTAGCATCAAGGCTAAATCATTTCAAAAAGTTCATTTATCACTTTGATACCCATAGATCTAAAAAGTATTTGGATCTAAATAGAGACAAGCTGTACGTTTTCACTAGTTTCCTTACTATGCACTACAGCCTCAAGAAGCACCTAATACCATTGGATCTAATATACACTAACAAGTTCAGGTTCTATGAGGAGGAATCAGTGCACCTTGTAGATGTGAAAAAATAGCTCTGAGAGTTGACACAATAAATTCTAGTCGCCCGGTTATGTttctcttcaaatatttttcatatttagttGTTTACTTTTTCATTATCACATTcatgtttttgaagaaattaactCCTCACTAAGAGCATTCCACTTTCAAAGAAGCAATGAATTACAATGTGCTACTATGACTATCTGCACATACATGTACCAGAAGtagtaataaacaaataatgtatattaatatttaaaatagtgtttgatatttgaatattatttctataGAATACTACAGTTGTTGACCTCCCACTTCTTccaaaaagttcaataaaatctCTGTGTTGattctaaaacgtcctctatctaCAACGCCTACCAAAggttaaatttaaaatgaattttagtaaatttgtggtgacaCTATTCCTTATAATCGCTGATaagtttctaaaatatttttaacttagCACTACCTCTACTCCCTTATAGAGCAAAATATATAATGATAAGAATTTTGATTTACACCACCCTTATCAACAGAAAACTTACCATTTTCCAATAAGCTCCATTTGTTCTCCTACTGCTTCATAGACTACATTTGCTCCTTTATTTTCAGTTACTGCCATACATGTTTTGGGTAATTTTTCTGAGAAACTAACAGTCTCAAATGCCCCTCTTTGTCTGACTAATTCACCTCTCTCTTCTGTATCCACCAATCCGATAacctttgaaagaaaatatatttgacgAAATTTTAACAGCTGATGTCACTGTAGGTTCCTTAAACATAAGTATAATATATCTACCTGTGCCTTGTAAACATTTGCTGCAATATCCACTGCTGCTAAGCCCATTCCAGCAGGACCAGCtgaaattataactttttctttttctttgatagtagataattttgaaaacgtaTAAAGAGCAGTGGAATGACCATAAGCTATGACTGCAGCATCTTTCCTTTCTAAATCCCCCGGTATCCTCCATACATCATTGATATCTAGCTAGAAATTAGTTGATTAACTGTTACATTggaagatataaataaataccttACCACGCATTGTTCGGCAAAGCCTCCGAAATGTAAAAGATTTAAGCCAACAACTCTTTCTCCAATCCTAATAACCTCATCTTTAACCTCAGTTCCTTTTTCTAAAATCTCCCCTGATAATTCATATCCAGGAATAAACGGTAATTGGTCACTGTCGTTTCTAAATTTATGGCAATCCACCGAGTTTACACTGCAATAAACAACTTGTACCCTAACTTGATTTGGTTTTAATTTCGgtacttttttttcttgtatttctaAAGGTTTCCCTATTTCTGTTATGACAGCTGCCTTATAAGTGCTTGCCAATTTATCagttttcgataatttgttTAAAGATTTAGAAATCAACcttgtaaataatttgttcattttaatttttaaactttacTTCCATAACCTAATTTTTGTATTCTTCTGTTTGGAATATATTTCTACTGCAGTGGCcttttaccaataaaaaaaaacggtataTAGTGAATATAGGAAAGGCATTTActtggaataaaataatgacccgaaagttaatttttaatttaaaaaacttaaatCAAATTCATATACGGAATCGAAATTTAGTGTTGCAGTAATTTGAATTACTCAGAgtaaaaaaataggtttttgtagtaaaaatattttctatgagTTGGTAGAAATAGTGACTACAACTCAGTATGAAATAGTATTTTATGACAAAGGAATTAGAATAATTTTGACAACTTTGGGCGTATTTGAATTTTACAATTAAGTCGGAAAACTTCACTaaacttgaaattaatatttttttacattaaagtTTGTGTTATAAGTTGAAAATAACATTGTCGTATTTCGCTTCGGTTATTTATATGTTCTTCTTTTTCATCTGTAGAGGTTATATTGGGTAAATGGAAAATGAAATTCATATTACCTTTCAGATACTTTATTTAATAACAACACATGTATATTAACATATATATTTGGTgtgaacaaataattgaatataatgaGAATTCGAATATATAATTCATAGGTATATTTACACATTACACAACAATTTGTTGGGAATGAGAATAAACAGCACAGCGAAAACACCTTTTTCAGGGAAAAATAAAGATTACTGGTAACTATATataggaaacagaaaataacctgtagaaacaataacaaaacaGGATATTTTATAAACGTGtgctttcaatatttttttatttttacaagtaCAAGGATTTTTGGCATGGAACAATAAAAACATCATTCAATGCAAAAACATactttgaaaacaatttaatcaGATATTTAGTGATTGATTTAAGAACATGTtccatttttgtgaaaattgcgctgacaaaaaactaaataataaatcatttgttTGATTCCCAAAACAATAAACTCACATTTGAGTGAAAATCATGTTTTTCTGAACCCTAAGGAAATTTACTaaactttttatacattttcagCGATTGTTTGTATTAGTCTAGGTACTGacttctaaaaaataattgtttatgttTTTGCCGAGACTAACAAACTTCTaaaacgaaagaatatttttttaccatcttttcaaagtcaatattgtAGAGTAGAATATTTTCACATATCtacaaaactaataaatttcatataataaataaattgcagTGTAATGGCTTGtccaattttttaaacaactcataatttttgtaaaatacagAGACTTTAAACATGTTAAACAAAGTGAACActttatatcataaaattttgagtTCACTTTGGATGAACTATGTGCCATCGAGCCATCTCTTTCATGGAGTTTGTCATAttatttaatgtttaaaatagcgtttttatgaaaacttagcatgaagtaataaattattttatcataagaCTTCCTGGTTAGGGTGACATACCATCATATATGATgtatgacatttattttgaattttattctatatatctattattaaaatgaaaattttggagcaataaattttttctatagtatcaaacaaattttttatacatctGGACAGTGAGGGGATTTTTCAGCATCCTTTTAAAGTTAACAATttgatttcaagaaaaaattatttattatttaccttattccaaatttttactAGAAATAAATTTCGCACTACAAATATGTTGTGGGTTTTGGTCTATCACACacctcattaaaaaaattaagctaATTTTTGCGATTTCCATCTCGTTTTAGGGCGTCAAACAACCAAACTAACCCATAAATATTGTGGATTGAAGACACTACtttatttaatgtttaaaatGGGTAATCTGTAAAAAATAGCACTGaggttatcaatttttttgatgacGTGACTTCATGTTTGGCATACCAGAGGGGCAAAAACGTTTTACAGATTGGTAGGACaaaatttttcagataaaaatcCTTATACTATTGAA
Coding sequences within:
- the LOC130891742 gene encoding quinone oxidoreductase-like protein 2 homolog, with the protein product MNKLFTRLISKSLNKLSKTDKLASTYKAAVITEIGKPLEIQEKKVPKLKPNQVRVQVVYCSVNSVDCHKFRNDSDQLPFIPGYELSGEILEKGTEVKDEVIRIGERVVGLNLLHFGGFAEQCVLDINDVWRIPGDLERKDAAVIAYGHSTALYTFSKLSTIKEKEKVIISAGPAGMGLAAVDIAANVYKAQVIGLVDTEERGELVRQRGAFETVSFSEKLPKTCMAVTENKGANVVYEAVGEQMELIGKCVAVGGKLFHAAPFFYKTIPAPKPHTFASIVSLKELKKQNNNLYRSIVNDTLEMANDGLISAHISAKFNLTQVNEAIKFIDDKKCTGKVLIYIDN